Part of the Amycolatopsis sp. 195334CR genome is shown below.
GTCTCGATCGTGCCGGACTGCCCGGCGGTCAGGTTCACCGTGATCGTGGGCAGTTCGAACGTCGCGCCACCGGCGAGCGGGCCGGGGAAGCTGAGCGTGCCCACCCCGTTCGCCACCTCGATCTTGGGCGGGGTCGAGCCGAGCCCGGAACCACCGGACAGCGTCGCGTTCACGAAGGTGGAGTTCGCCGGGATCGGGATCTCCAGCGCGAAGTTCTTGATGTGCTTGATCTTGTAGCCGCTGACGTCGGCGGGCACCTCGTTCGGCGCCGGGTCGACCACCACGGTCAGCGCGCCGCCGGGGGCCACCGTGGCCGGCGCGGTCACGTCCGCGGTCTGGTTCAGCGTGGCCTGCTGCGGCCCGACGATCGGGGCGTTGGCCTGGCAGTCGAGGACCACGTCGTGGGAGGCCGCCGAGGCCGGGGTGGCCATCGCGCACAACGGCACGACGGACAGCGCGGCGGTGGCCAGGGTTTTGCGCAGGGCAGACTTCATCGTCTCCACCTCTGGGGGTGTGTGGGATCGGGGAGGAGCTGCGCAGCGTTTAGATAGTTACCGGCAAGTTAAATAGCGCGTCAAGAAGCCACCGTTCCCATAAGCGGGTGGTGACCGGAACTGGGAACGGAACCAGCCGTAAAGAGCAGCGAACTCGGCCGATCAGGCCGGGATGACCTGCGAAGACCGCGTTTCCGCGTACCGGGCGAGCACCAGCTCGGCCACCCGCCGGTCGGTGCCCAGCGGGGCGGCCATCGGCACGTCCGGGCCGGCGAGACCGGCGATCCGGTCCGGCAGCAGGCCCGGTGCGAGGAACCACGACGCCACGGCGAGCCGTCGCGCCCCGTGCGCGCGCAGCTTCGCCATCGCGGCGGGCACGTCCGGCTTGGTGGCGCTGGCGAAGGCCGGGGCGACCAGCAGCCCGTGCCGCTGGTGCCAGCGCTCGGCCAGCGCGGTGACCGCGGCGTTCGCGGCCGCGTTCGAGGAACCGACGGCCGCCAGCACGACGCCCAGCTCCGGGTCGGCCAGGTCGGCGCCGGTTTCGCGCAGCCGGTCCAGCGCGACGGCTTCCAGTGCGGGAGCCACCCCGAGCACGTCCGCGATCCGCACGTCCAGCCGCGGCATCCGGCTGGTCACCTCGTGGACGAGCGCGGGCAGGTCGACCCGCGCGTGGTACGCGCTGCCCAGCAACAGCGGCGCGACCACGACCTCGCGGTGTCCCTCGTGGTGCAGCCGGAGCAGCACCTCGGGCACCGGCGGGTCGGACAGGTCCAGGAAGGCGACCCGCACGGTCAGCTCCGGGGCCAGCGCACGCACGCGCTCGACGAGGGCGCGCACGGTGGCCGCGGACCGCGGGTCCCGGCTGCCGTGCGCGACGACGACCAGCGGCCTCACGCGAACCGCTCGCCGATCAGCCCGGCGGCGAGCGTGTCGCCGTCCTTGGGGTCGATCACCAGGAACGCACCGGTGCGCGGGCTCTCGGCGTAGTCGTCCACCGGCAGGTCCTCCGCCAGGCGCAGGGAAACCGTGCCGATGTCGTTGAGCGACAACGAGTCCGGACTGTCCACAGTGGTCAGCGTCTGCTCGTCGAAGCGCGAGCCGATCTCGTCGACCAGCGCCTGCACGGTCCGCGCGCCGTGCTTGACCAGCACCCGCGCGCCCGGCGACAGCGGCTTGTTCGACAGCCAGCACAGCGCCGCGGTCAGCTCGTCGGTCACCCGCGGCGGCCGGTCCGCGATGGCGATCAGGTCACCCCGGGAGATGTCCAGATCGTCCTCCAGCAGCAGGGTCACCGAGGTGCCCGCGCCCGCCTCCGCCAGCTGGCCGTCCGCGGTGTCGATGGCCGCGACGCGGCTGCGCAACCCGTGCGGCAGCACCACGATCTCGTCACCCGGGCGCACGCTGCCCGCCGCGATCTGCCCGGCGTAACCCCGGTAGTCGGGGTGCTCCGGGGTGCGCGGCCGGATCACGTACTGCACCGGGAAGCGGAACGCCGCGTCGTGCGGGTCCGGCGCCACCGGCACCTCTTCCAGGTGCTCGAGCAGTGTCGGCCCGGCGTACCAGGGGGTGCGCTCGGACTTGACCGCCACGTTGTCGCCCCGCAGCGCCGAAACCGGGATGGAGAGCACGTCGCCCTCGGCGTACCCGAGCGAGGTGGCGTGCGCGGCGAACTCGTTGGCGATCACCGCGAAGGTGGCCTCGTCGTAGTCCACCAGGTCGATCTTGTTCACCGCGAGCACCAGGCGCGGCACGCCGAGCAGGGCCAGCACCGCGGCGTGGCGGCGGGTCTGCTCGACCACGCCGTTGCGGGCGTCGACCAGCAGCACGGCCAGCTGCGCGGTGGACGCGCCGGTCACCGTGTTCCGGGTGTACTGCACGTGGCCCGGGGTGTCGGCGAGCACGAAGCTGCGCCGCGGGGTGGCGAAGTAGCGGTAGGCCACGTCGATGGTGATGCCCTGCTCGCGCTCGGAGCGCAGCCCGTCCACCAGCAGCGAAAGGTCCGGAGTGGACAGTCCGCGGTCGACGCTGGCCCTGGTCACCGCGTCGAGCTGGTCGGCCAGCACCGACTTGGTGTCGTAGAGCAGGCGCCCGACCAGCGTGGACTTCCCGTCGTCCACGCTGCCCGCGGTGGCCAGCCTCAGCAGACTCGACATCAGAAGTAACCCTCTCGCTTGCGGTCTTCCATCGCCGCCTCGGACAGCCGGTCGTCGGCCCTGGTGGCGCCGCGCTCGGTCAGCCTGCTGGCCAGCACCTCGGCGATCACCTCGTCCACAGTGGACGCGGTGGACTCGATCGCGCCGGTGCACGAGCCGTCGCCGACGGTCCGGTAGCGCACGCTCAGCTCACGCACGTCCTCACCGGCGCGCGGGCCACCCCACGGGCCCTCGGTGAGCAGCATGCCGTCGCGCTCGTAGACCTTGCGCTGGTGCGTGAAGTAGATCGACGGCAGTTCGACGCCCTCGCGGTTGATGTAGTGCCACACGTCCGCCTCGGTCCAGTTGGACAGCGGGAAGACGCGCACCTGCTCACCGGGGCGGTGCCTGCCGTTGTAGAGGTTCCACAGCTCGGGGCGCTGCCGTCGCGGCTCCCACTGGCCGAAGGCGTTGCGGAGGCTGAAGATCCGTTCCTTGGCGCGGGCGCGTTCCTCGTCGCGCCGCCCGCCGCCGAAGACCGCGTCGAACTTGTGCTCGGCGATGGTGTCCAGCAGCGGCTGGGTCTGCAGCGGGTTCCGGGTGCCGTCCGGGCGCTCGGCCAGCCTGCCGTCGTCGATCCAGTCCTGCACGTTCGCCACGATCAGCCGCAGGCCGTGCCGCCGGACCACCTCGTCGCGGAAGGCGATCACCTCGTCGAAGTTGTGCCCGGTGTCCACGTGCAGCAACGGGAAGGGCACCGGCGCCGGCCAGAACGCCTTGATCGCCAGGTGCAGCAGCAGGGTGGAGTCCTTGCCACCGGAGAACAGGATCACCGGCCGGTCGAACTCACCGGCGACCTCGCGGAAGATGTGGATGGCTTCGGATTCCAGCGCGGCCAGGTTGTCCTGTGCCGCGTCGGTAGCGGGCTCGAGCGTCGTCACCTTGGTCCCTTTCAGCCGTGCAAGCCGCACTCGGTCTTGGCCTGGCCCGCCCAGCGGCCGCTGCGGGGGTCGGCGCCGGGCGCCACCTTCGCCGTGCAGGGCGCGCAGCCGATCGACGGGTAACCCGCCTCCACCAACGGGTTCTGCAGGATGCCGTGGTCGCGGATGTAGTCGTTGAACTCGTCGTCGGTCCACGCCGCGAGCGGGTTGACCTTGACCAGCCCGTTGCGCTCGTCCCAGCCGACGATCGGGGTGTTCGCCCGGGTCGGCGCGTCGACGCGGCGCACGCCGGTGACCCACGCCGAGTACTTCGCCAGCGTGGTGCGCAGCGGGACCACCTTGCGCAGGTGGCAGCACTGGCCGGGGTCGCGCTCGTGCAGCCGGGGGCCGTACTCGGCGTCCTGCTCGGCCACGCTCTGCTCGGCCTGCGCGTTGACCACCCGCACGTGCGGGTAGACCGCCTCGACCGCGTCCCTGGTGCCGATGGTCT
Proteins encoded:
- a CDS encoding cyclase, yielding MKSALRKTLATAALSVVPLCAMATPASAASHDVVLDCQANAPIVGPQQATLNQTADVTAPATVAPGGALTVVVDPAPNEVPADVSGYKIKHIKNFALEIPIPANSTFVNATLSGGSGLGSTPPKIEVANGVGTLSFPGPLAGGATFELPTITVNLTAGQSGTIETKLGGTSYADPGLTFDTVVTQLFDITAPTACFPNPSPVFTTTTIG
- a CDS encoding sirohydrochlorin chelatase, whose product is MRPLVVVAHGSRDPRSAATVRALVERVRALAPELTVRVAFLDLSDPPVPEVLLRLHHEGHREVVVAPLLLGSAYHARVDLPALVHEVTSRMPRLDVRIADVLGVAPALEAVALDRLRETGADLADPELGVVLAAVGSSNAAANAAVTALAERWHQRHGLLVAPAFASATKPDVPAAMAKLRAHGARRLAVASWFLAPGLLPDRIAGLAGPDVPMAAPLGTDRRVAELVLARYAETRSSQVIPA
- a CDS encoding sulfate adenylyltransferase subunit 1; amino-acid sequence: MSSLLRLATAGSVDDGKSTLVGRLLYDTKSVLADQLDAVTRASVDRGLSTPDLSLLVDGLRSEREQGITIDVAYRYFATPRRSFVLADTPGHVQYTRNTVTGASTAQLAVLLVDARNGVVEQTRRHAAVLALLGVPRLVLAVNKIDLVDYDEATFAVIANEFAAHATSLGYAEGDVLSIPVSALRGDNVAVKSERTPWYAGPTLLEHLEEVPVAPDPHDAAFRFPVQYVIRPRTPEHPDYRGYAGQIAAGSVRPGDEIVVLPHGLRSRVAAIDTADGQLAEAGAGTSVTLLLEDDLDISRGDLIAIADRPPRVTDELTAALCWLSNKPLSPGARVLVKHGARTVQALVDEIGSRFDEQTLTTVDSPDSLSLNDIGTVSLRLAEDLPVDDYAESPRTGAFLVIDPKDGDTLAAGLIGERFA
- the cysD gene encoding sulfate adenylyltransferase subunit CysD, which gives rise to MTTLEPATDAAQDNLAALESEAIHIFREVAGEFDRPVILFSGGKDSTLLLHLAIKAFWPAPVPFPLLHVDTGHNFDEVIAFRDEVVRRHGLRLIVANVQDWIDDGRLAERPDGTRNPLQTQPLLDTIAEHKFDAVFGGGRRDEERARAKERIFSLRNAFGQWEPRRQRPELWNLYNGRHRPGEQVRVFPLSNWTEADVWHYINREGVELPSIYFTHQRKVYERDGMLLTEGPWGGPRAGEDVRELSVRYRTVGDGSCTGAIESTASTVDEVIAEVLASRLTERGATRADDRLSEAAMEDRKREGYF
- a CDS encoding phosphoadenylyl-sulfate reductase, yielding MTATADYRTLAERASAELAEATAEEALDWTVRTFGDDFIVASNMQDAVLIELATQAKSDVDILFLQTGYHFAETIGTRDAVEAVYPHVRVVNAQAEQSVAEQDAEYGPRLHERDPGQCCHLRKVVPLRTTLAKYSAWVTGVRRVDAPTRANTPIVGWDERNGLVKVNPLAAWTDDEFNDYIRDHGILQNPLVEAGYPSIGCAPCTAKVAPGADPRSGRWAGQAKTECGLHG